A portion of the Pseudarthrobacter sp. L1SW genome contains these proteins:
- the groES gene encoding co-chaperone GroES: MSVSIKPLEDRIVVRPLEAEQTTASGLVIPDSAQEKPQEGEVVAVGPGRFEDGNRVPVDVAVGDVVIYSKYGGTEVKTGGTEYLVLSARDVLAIVVK; this comes from the coding sequence GTGTCGGTCTCTATTAAGCCTCTTGAGGATCGTATTGTTGTCCGCCCGCTCGAAGCCGAGCAGACCACGGCTTCCGGCCTGGTCATCCCGGACTCCGCGCAGGAGAAGCCCCAGGAAGGCGAAGTTGTTGCTGTAGGCCCCGGCCGCTTCGAAGACGGCAACCGCGTTCCTGTCGACGTAGCCGTCGGCGACGTCGTTATCTACTCCAAGTACGGCGGAACCGAAGTCAAGACCGGCGGCACCGAGTACCTCGTGCTGTCCGCCCGCGACGTCCTGGCGATCGTCGTAAAGTAA
- a CDS encoding DMT family transporter, whose protein sequence is MRAALYLTLATLFWAGNFVVGQAAMETMQPLQLTFWRWALAAVPLLVLAQAVDRPDWRAVLRRWRMLLLLSCLGMSAYTLLLYSALGHTSALNASLVTAANPALIMVLAAILLRDRPGPLSWVGVALGLAGVLLVLTGGNLQRLLTFSIDAGELLIVAAITVWGFYTITARRLSVPAITSTAVQVAMAAVVLVPFAVAAGAGLPATPSEGWSLAYIALFPSLGSYLLWNLALKRTTAANAGNYLNLIAVFTAIITITLGQPITVPQVLGGILVISGVLLTSAGSKPPQRPRSSKSTSSPPSASPGEFRPR, encoded by the coding sequence GTGCGAGCAGCCCTGTACCTGACCCTTGCCACCCTCTTCTGGGCGGGCAACTTCGTTGTAGGGCAGGCCGCCATGGAAACCATGCAGCCGCTCCAGTTGACCTTCTGGCGCTGGGCCCTGGCTGCCGTGCCGCTGCTGGTCCTTGCCCAGGCCGTTGACCGGCCCGACTGGCGCGCTGTCCTGCGCCGCTGGCGCATGCTCCTGCTCCTGAGCTGCCTGGGCATGAGCGCCTACACACTGCTGCTCTACAGCGCACTGGGACACACCTCGGCCCTGAACGCTTCCCTGGTGACTGCCGCGAACCCGGCCCTGATCATGGTCCTGGCCGCCATCCTGCTCCGGGACAGGCCGGGCCCGCTGAGCTGGGTGGGCGTTGCCCTGGGCCTGGCAGGGGTCCTGCTGGTCCTCACCGGCGGCAACCTGCAGCGGCTGCTGACTTTCTCCATCGACGCCGGTGAATTGCTGATCGTTGCGGCCATCACCGTCTGGGGTTTTTACACCATCACTGCGCGCAGGCTGTCCGTCCCGGCGATTACGTCTACCGCGGTGCAGGTGGCCATGGCGGCCGTTGTCCTGGTCCCCTTTGCGGTGGCAGCGGGAGCCGGGCTGCCGGCCACTCCCTCGGAGGGCTGGTCGCTGGCGTACATCGCCCTGTTCCCCTCGCTGGGTTCCTACCTGCTCTGGAACCTGGCCCTCAAGCGCACCACGGCTGCCAACGCCGGCAACTACCTGAACCTCATCGCAGTGTTTACCGCCATCATCACCATTACCTTGGGGCAGCCCATCACCGTCCCCCAGGTCCTGGGCGGCATCCTGGTTATTTCAGGCGTCCTGCTCACCAGTGCGGGCAGCAAGCCACCTCAGCGGCCCAGGTCGTCGAAGTCGACGTCCTCTCCGCCGTCGGCCTCCCCCGGGGAATTCCGCCCCCGGTAG
- a CDS encoding dihydrofolate reductase family protein, with the protein MGIIVANLFMTLDGVYQAPGGREEDTAGGFAFGGWQAPVSDDEAEASIEAGINQIDALLLGRKTYDIFASYWPHQSGDIGGTLNRVPKYVVSGTLTAPGWAGTTVLPDAEAAGRLRKDYEQVHMFGSGVLIRSLLAANVLDRLHLWLYPVTLGQGKRLFDAGTIPATFRLAEPARSFPKGAVSLVYERAGGVETQDMPGT; encoded by the coding sequence ATGGGAATCATCGTCGCGAACCTGTTCATGACCCTCGACGGCGTCTACCAGGCGCCCGGCGGCCGCGAGGAGGACACCGCGGGCGGCTTCGCCTTCGGTGGGTGGCAGGCGCCGGTGTCCGACGACGAGGCTGAAGCGTCCATCGAGGCTGGGATCAACCAGATCGACGCCCTGCTTCTCGGCCGGAAGACCTACGACATCTTCGCTTCCTACTGGCCCCACCAGTCCGGCGACATTGGCGGCACGCTCAACCGCGTGCCCAAGTACGTTGTCTCCGGCACCCTCACCGCTCCTGGCTGGGCGGGCACAACAGTCCTGCCGGATGCCGAGGCCGCGGGCCGGCTGCGGAAGGACTACGAGCAGGTCCATATGTTCGGCAGCGGCGTCCTCATCCGTTCGCTGCTCGCGGCAAATGTGCTCGACCGCCTCCACCTCTGGCTGTACCCGGTCACCCTGGGGCAGGGCAAGCGCCTTTTCGACGCCGGGACCATCCCCGCCACGTTCCGCCTCGCCGAGCCGGCGCGCAGCTTCCCGAAGGGGGCGGTGTCGCTGGTCTACGAGCGCGCGGGGGGCGTGGAGACCCAGGACATGCCGGGGACTTGA
- a CDS encoding class I SAM-dependent methyltransferase, translating to MAHAPQDQIAPLLTPEGWELLASLGPYQEEKSFELNSALRKAGHSPELVSAVLTQSRLRTKAAAKFGEFARSMLFTQAGLEQATRLNVAARHAQRFAEAGIRHVADLGCGLAADSLALASMDINVTAVEMDETTAACATVNLIPFPNATVVHADATAVPLDGVDGVWLDPARRVTSSSGTKRIWDPEAFSPPLSFVEKLAASGLAVGVKMGPGMPHESVPPGCEAQWVSVAGDVTEVALWFNAVRRPGVRRAALVLGAQGAAELTSGEDFGAGPAAPVGPVEGYLYEPDGAVIRAGLVADVALQLDGHLVDEHIAYICAPRLVDTPFARAYKVLDVMPYNVKALKAWVKAEGIGVLDIKKRGTAVTPEELRKQLLPAGKNPAGKNAGGKAAGKKAGAKTATLVLTRIGEDRVAIVVEPVQGTAGEETATARA from the coding sequence ATGGCTCACGCTCCCCAGGACCAGATTGCACCGCTGCTCACCCCTGAAGGCTGGGAGCTCCTGGCGTCCCTGGGCCCCTACCAGGAGGAGAAATCCTTCGAGCTGAACTCCGCCCTCCGCAAGGCAGGCCACTCCCCCGAACTGGTTTCCGCCGTCCTCACCCAGTCCAGGCTCCGCACCAAGGCCGCCGCGAAATTCGGTGAGTTCGCCCGCAGCATGCTGTTCACCCAGGCGGGGCTGGAACAGGCAACCCGGCTGAACGTAGCCGCCCGCCACGCCCAACGGTTCGCCGAGGCCGGCATCCGCCACGTGGCGGACCTCGGCTGCGGCCTCGCTGCGGACTCGCTGGCGCTGGCATCGATGGACATCAACGTCACCGCCGTCGAGATGGACGAGACGACGGCGGCCTGCGCCACGGTGAACCTCATTCCGTTCCCCAACGCCACAGTGGTCCACGCGGACGCCACGGCTGTGCCGCTGGACGGGGTCGACGGCGTCTGGCTGGATCCCGCGCGCCGCGTCACCTCCAGTTCGGGGACCAAACGGATTTGGGACCCGGAAGCATTCTCTCCGCCGTTGTCCTTCGTGGAGAAGCTGGCGGCGTCCGGGCTGGCCGTGGGCGTCAAGATGGGGCCCGGCATGCCGCATGAGTCCGTTCCGCCCGGCTGTGAGGCGCAGTGGGTTTCGGTAGCCGGCGACGTCACCGAGGTGGCGCTGTGGTTCAACGCGGTGCGCCGGCCCGGAGTCCGCCGGGCTGCGCTGGTGCTCGGCGCCCAGGGCGCGGCCGAGCTGACCAGCGGCGAGGACTTTGGGGCGGGGCCAGCGGCACCGGTGGGGCCGGTGGAGGGATACCTGTACGAACCGGACGGCGCCGTGATCCGGGCCGGCCTGGTGGCCGACGTCGCACTGCAGCTGGACGGGCACCTGGTGGATGAGCACATCGCCTACATCTGCGCTCCCCGCCTGGTGGACACCCCGTTCGCGCGCGCCTACAAGGTCCTGGACGTGATGCCGTACAACGTGAAGGCGCTGAAGGCCTGGGTGAAGGCGGAGGGCATCGGCGTGCTGGACATCAAGAAGCGCGGCACCGCCGTCACACCCGAAGAACTGCGCAAGCAGTTGCTGCCCGCAGGGAAGAACCCAGCCGGGAAGAATGCAGGGGGGAAAGCAGCTGGCAAGAAGGCCGGGGCCAAAACAGCCACCCTGGTCCTGACCCGCATTGGGGAGGACCGGGTGGCCATCGTGGTGGAGCCGGTGCAGGGCACTGCCGGCGAAGAAACGGCTACTGCGCGCGCATGA
- a CDS encoding ATP-dependent DNA ligase, which translates to MLLDELVRTADAVASTRSRLVKVDALAHLLRRLEPAEIATAVGLLVAKPRQGRVGVGWRGMSAAMGEPAAEPSLTVADLDVALDRLLATAGAGSAAGRAATLRTLTAAATEREQAFIAGVLLGELRTGALEGVLTDAVARASDRPVEAVRRAAMLSGDLGGTALLAITGTPAQLDAVGLVVGRPVQPMLASTAASASAALEATGEASVEYKLDGARIQVHRTGDDVRIYTRTLADVTHRLPEVVAAIRGLDVRDVILDGETLALDEDGGPRPFQETMSRFGADAVRETLLHPWFFDVLHLDGRDLLDEPLSTRIGVLDSIAPGLRIPGEITADAAVAERVSRDALAAGHEGVVVKAVGSPYAAGRRGSNWIKVKPVLTYDLVVLACEWGSGRRTGLLSNLHLGALDPTGEFSEPGGYVMVGKTFKGLTDELLRWQTGRFQELEVRRTAGTVWVQPVTVVEIAIDGVQQSSRYPGGIALRFARVKRYRDDKAAAEADTIQTLRALLRP; encoded by the coding sequence ATGCTGCTGGACGAGCTTGTCAGAACTGCGGATGCCGTGGCGTCCACCCGGTCCCGGCTCGTGAAGGTGGACGCGCTGGCCCACCTGCTGCGCCGGCTTGAGCCCGCAGAGATCGCGACGGCGGTTGGGCTGTTGGTTGCCAAGCCCCGCCAAGGCCGGGTAGGGGTCGGCTGGCGCGGCATGTCAGCCGCCATGGGGGAGCCCGCCGCCGAGCCGAGCCTGACTGTCGCGGACCTCGATGTTGCGTTGGACCGGCTGCTTGCAACAGCAGGCGCGGGATCGGCAGCAGGACGCGCCGCGACGCTCAGGACGCTCACGGCGGCAGCCACTGAACGCGAGCAGGCATTCATCGCCGGCGTGCTGCTCGGAGAACTGCGGACCGGTGCCCTGGAGGGTGTACTGACGGATGCGGTGGCCCGTGCCTCCGACCGGCCCGTCGAGGCCGTCCGCCGCGCGGCCATGCTCTCCGGCGATCTCGGCGGGACCGCCTTGCTGGCCATCACCGGAACGCCCGCCCAGCTGGACGCCGTCGGCCTCGTCGTCGGGCGTCCGGTGCAGCCCATGCTCGCCTCAACCGCGGCCAGCGCCAGCGCGGCGCTGGAAGCCACCGGGGAGGCGTCCGTGGAATACAAGCTCGACGGCGCGCGCATCCAGGTGCACCGCACCGGCGACGACGTGCGCATCTACACCCGCACCCTGGCCGACGTGACCCACCGGTTGCCCGAGGTGGTGGCGGCGATTCGCGGCCTCGACGTGCGGGACGTGATCCTCGACGGCGAGACGCTCGCCTTGGACGAGGACGGGGGCCCGCGGCCGTTCCAGGAGACCATGTCCCGGTTCGGGGCGGACGCTGTCCGCGAAACGCTGCTGCACCCCTGGTTCTTCGATGTGCTGCACCTTGACGGGCGGGACCTGCTTGACGAGCCGCTGTCCACCCGCATCGGCGTGCTTGATAGCATCGCGCCCGGGCTCCGGATCCCCGGCGAGATCACGGCCGATGCAGCCGTCGCAGAGAGGGTGTCCCGTGATGCGCTCGCAGCCGGGCACGAGGGCGTGGTGGTGAAGGCCGTGGGATCGCCCTACGCGGCCGGCCGGCGCGGTTCCAACTGGATCAAGGTGAAGCCGGTGCTCACCTATGACCTCGTGGTCCTCGCCTGCGAGTGGGGCTCGGGCCGGCGCACCGGGCTGCTGTCGAACCTGCACCTCGGAGCCCTGGACCCCACCGGCGAATTTAGCGAACCCGGCGGCTACGTGATGGTGGGCAAGACCTTCAAGGGCCTCACGGATGAGCTGCTGCGCTGGCAGACCGGGCGCTTCCAGGAGCTCGAGGTTCGCCGCACGGCAGGCACGGTGTGGGTGCAGCCCGTTACCGTCGTGGAAATAGCGATCGACGGCGTGCAGCAGTCATCCCGCTATCCCGGCGGCATCGCGTTGCGGTTCGCGCGGGTCAAGCGCTACCGAGACGACAAGGCCGCGGCGGAAGCGGACACCATCCAGACGCTCCGCGCGCTGCTCCGGCCGTAG
- a CDS encoding shikimate 5-dehydrogenase: MTLCISLSARPSNNGTRFHNHLYEQLNLNWIYKAFAPTNLEQAIAGVRGLGIRGCAISMPYKEDVIALVDEMDPSAKAIDSVNTIVNTDGHLKAYNTDYTAIEQLLATNKVPTGYSVLVQGAGGMAKATVAALRDAGFTDVTVLARNESTGRALAEQYGFQWRAALDGGTADLIINVTPIGMAGGPEAESLAFPQEAIAAARVVFDVVALPAETPLVKAARAAGKPVITGAEVATIQALEQFVLYTGVRPTAGQVRAAEEFMRAQ; the protein is encoded by the coding sequence ATGACCCTCTGCATCTCGCTCTCGGCCCGGCCCAGCAACAACGGGACCCGCTTCCACAACCACCTGTATGAGCAGCTGAACCTTAACTGGATCTACAAGGCGTTCGCCCCCACCAACCTGGAACAGGCCATCGCCGGGGTCCGCGGGCTGGGCATCCGGGGTTGCGCCATCTCCATGCCGTACAAGGAAGATGTGATCGCCCTCGTGGACGAGATGGACCCCTCCGCCAAGGCCATCGATTCCGTGAACACCATCGTGAACACTGACGGGCACCTCAAGGCCTACAACACCGACTACACGGCAATCGAACAGCTTCTGGCCACCAACAAGGTGCCCACCGGCTACTCCGTCCTGGTCCAGGGCGCTGGCGGGATGGCCAAGGCGACCGTCGCGGCGCTGCGCGACGCCGGCTTCACCGACGTCACTGTCCTCGCGCGGAACGAAAGCACGGGCCGGGCGCTCGCCGAACAGTACGGCTTCCAATGGCGGGCAGCGCTCGACGGCGGGACGGCTGACCTGATCATCAACGTCACCCCCATCGGCATGGCCGGAGGGCCGGAGGCTGAGTCGCTCGCCTTTCCGCAGGAAGCGATCGCCGCCGCCCGCGTGGTGTTCGACGTCGTTGCGCTGCCTGCCGAGACGCCACTGGTCAAGGCAGCACGGGCGGCAGGTAAGCCGGTAATTACCGGTGCGGAAGTGGCCACCATCCAGGCGCTGGAGCAGTTTGTGCTCTACACCGGCGTCCGGCCCACGGCCGGGCAGGTGCGTGCCGCCGAGGAGTTCATGCGCGCGCAGTAG
- the groL gene encoding chaperonin GroEL (60 kDa chaperone family; promotes refolding of misfolded polypeptides especially under stressful conditions; forms two stacked rings of heptamers to form a barrel-shaped 14mer; ends can be capped by GroES; misfolded proteins enter the barrel where they are refolded when GroES binds), translating into MAKQLAFNDAARRSLEAGIDKLANTVKVTLGPRGRNVVLDKKWGAPTITNDGVTIAREVELDDPYENLGAQLAKEVATKTNDVAGDGTTTATVLAQALVKEGLRNVAAGAAPGQIKRGIEVSVEAVAARLLENARPVEGTQVANVAAISAQSDEIGELLAEAFGKVGKDGVITIEESSTTQTELVLTEGMQFDKGYLSPYFVTDAERQEAVLEDALILINQGKISAVQEFLPLLEKALQSSKPLFIIAEDIDGEALSTLIVNRIRGTLNVVAVKAPGFGDRRKAMLQDIATLTGAQVVSPELGLSLDTVGLEVLGTARRITVTKDNTTIVDGAGSAEDVAARVAQLRAELTRTDSDWDREKLQERLAKLAGGIGVIKVGAATEVELKEKKHRIEDAVSSTRAALEEGIVAGGGSALIHALKALDEDPAVKALEGDAAAAVGIVRRALVQPLRWIAQNAGFDGYVITAKVAELETNNGFNAKSGEYEDLIAAGVIDPVKVTRAALRNAASIAALVLTTETLVVEKPAEEDEHAGHSH; encoded by the coding sequence ATGGCAAAGCAGCTTGCGTTTAATGACGCTGCCCGCCGGTCTCTTGAAGCCGGCATCGATAAGCTCGCCAACACCGTCAAGGTGACGCTCGGCCCCCGCGGCCGCAACGTCGTCCTGGACAAGAAGTGGGGCGCTCCCACCATCACGAACGACGGCGTCACCATCGCCCGCGAAGTGGAACTGGACGACCCCTACGAGAACCTTGGCGCGCAGCTGGCCAAGGAAGTGGCCACCAAGACCAACGATGTTGCCGGTGACGGCACCACCACGGCAACCGTCCTGGCGCAGGCCCTGGTCAAGGAAGGCCTGCGCAACGTAGCGGCAGGCGCTGCTCCCGGCCAGATCAAGCGGGGCATCGAGGTTTCCGTTGAAGCCGTTGCAGCACGCCTGCTGGAGAACGCCCGCCCCGTTGAAGGCACCCAGGTGGCCAACGTTGCAGCAATCTCCGCCCAGAGCGACGAGATCGGCGAGCTCCTCGCCGAGGCCTTCGGCAAGGTGGGCAAGGATGGTGTGATCACCATCGAGGAGTCCTCCACCACCCAGACCGAACTGGTCCTCACCGAGGGCATGCAGTTCGACAAGGGCTACCTGTCCCCGTACTTCGTCACCGACGCGGAACGCCAGGAAGCAGTCCTTGAGGATGCCCTCATCCTGATCAACCAGGGCAAAATCTCCGCGGTGCAGGAATTCCTGCCGCTGCTGGAAAAGGCCCTGCAGAGCTCCAAGCCGCTGTTCATCATCGCTGAAGACATCGACGGTGAGGCCCTGTCCACGCTGATCGTCAACCGCATCCGCGGCACCCTGAACGTCGTGGCCGTCAAGGCTCCCGGCTTCGGCGACCGCCGCAAGGCCATGCTGCAGGACATCGCCACCCTCACCGGTGCGCAGGTTGTCTCCCCGGAACTGGGCCTCAGCCTGGACACCGTCGGCCTTGAGGTGCTGGGTACCGCCCGCCGCATCACGGTAACCAAGGACAACACCACCATTGTCGACGGCGCAGGTTCGGCCGAAGACGTGGCAGCACGAGTCGCCCAGCTCCGCGCCGAGCTGACCCGCACCGACTCCGACTGGGACCGTGAAAAGCTCCAGGAGCGCCTGGCCAAGCTGGCCGGCGGCATCGGCGTCATCAAGGTCGGCGCAGCCACCGAGGTTGAGCTCAAGGAAAAGAAGCACCGCATCGAGGACGCTGTTTCCTCCACGCGCGCTGCCCTTGAAGAAGGCATCGTCGCCGGCGGCGGCTCGGCCCTGATCCACGCCCTGAAGGCACTGGACGAGGACCCTGCTGTCAAGGCGCTCGAAGGCGACGCCGCCGCTGCTGTGGGCATCGTCCGCCGCGCGCTGGTCCAGCCGCTGCGCTGGATTGCCCAGAACGCCGGCTTCGACGGCTACGTCATCACCGCCAAGGTTGCCGAGCTCGAAACCAACAACGGCTTCAACGCCAAGTCGGGCGAGTACGAGGACCTGATCGCCGCCGGCGTGATCGACCCCGTCAAGGTCACCCGCGCCGCCCTCCGCAACGCAGCTTCCATCGCTGCCCTGGTCCTCACCACCGAGACCTTGGTTGTCGAAAAGCCTGCCGAGGAAGACGAGCACGCAGGCCACAGCCACTGA
- a CDS encoding glycoside hydrolase family 3 N-terminal domain-containing protein gives MTTEEKAGQVLLPFFKGREVEAHAAAIERLHLAGSIIMGDNVPLDPQGRMDVPGMAAINQRLAQAAAGRPWPGIIAVDQEGGQVARLGPPLTEWPTPMSYGAAGSAPLAKEAGQGLAAELVPLGFNVDFAPDTDVTIGPKDPTIGARSMSSDPGAAASLGVAFAQGMLAAGVLPAVKHFPGHGSVAVDSHVGLPVQPASVAELSGRDWKPFEAAVAAGSPMVMTGHIAVPALEPGVPASLSGPTYAALRGLGFKGVAVTDALNMGAVTKQYPGGTAAVMALAAGADLLLMPADVAQAHAAIVQAVASGSLPAERLDEAARRVATMMAWHGRTAAATGAPAGSGGSLSARVSAAAVTMLSGPCTGPLVPGAVRVAGGGPADRARFEAAAGRAGLSVGSGPLVTLIGYGGRGAEGDIAVALDAPWPLQDSAAPVKMALYGRSDGAFDALAAVLAGKAPAPGKLPAAVGSFPAGTGCP, from the coding sequence ATGACCACCGAAGAGAAAGCGGGGCAGGTCCTCCTGCCGTTCTTCAAGGGCAGGGAGGTGGAGGCCCACGCTGCCGCCATCGAGCGCCTGCACCTTGCCGGGTCCATCATCATGGGCGACAACGTTCCGCTCGACCCCCAGGGCAGGATGGACGTGCCCGGCATGGCTGCGATCAACCAGCGGCTGGCCCAGGCCGCAGCCGGCCGCCCCTGGCCCGGGATCATCGCGGTGGACCAGGAAGGCGGCCAGGTTGCCAGGCTGGGGCCGCCCCTGACGGAATGGCCCACGCCCATGAGCTACGGGGCAGCCGGGAGCGCGCCGCTGGCCAAGGAGGCAGGGCAGGGGCTGGCGGCTGAGCTTGTGCCGCTGGGGTTCAACGTGGATTTCGCTCCCGATACGGACGTCACCATCGGCCCGAAGGACCCCACCATCGGTGCCAGGTCCATGTCCTCGGACCCGGGCGCTGCCGCCTCCCTCGGCGTCGCGTTCGCCCAGGGGATGCTCGCCGCTGGAGTCCTGCCGGCCGTCAAGCACTTCCCGGGGCACGGCTCGGTGGCCGTTGATTCCCACGTGGGCCTCCCCGTGCAGCCCGCGTCCGTTGCGGAACTCAGCGGCCGCGACTGGAAGCCGTTCGAGGCCGCCGTCGCCGCCGGTTCGCCGATGGTGATGACCGGACACATCGCCGTCCCGGCGCTGGAACCCGGCGTCCCGGCGTCGCTCTCGGGACCCACGTACGCGGCGCTGCGGGGCCTGGGCTTCAAAGGGGTGGCGGTGACGGACGCCCTGAACATGGGCGCGGTGACCAAGCAGTACCCCGGCGGAACGGCCGCCGTGATGGCCCTCGCCGCCGGTGCGGACCTCCTGCTCATGCCGGCCGACGTGGCGCAGGCGCATGCGGCCATTGTCCAGGCCGTTGCATCCGGCAGCCTGCCGGCTGAACGCCTGGATGAAGCCGCCCGGCGGGTGGCCACCATGATGGCGTGGCACGGCCGGACTGCTGCGGCAACCGGTGCGCCGGCGGGAAGCGGGGGATCCCTCTCAGCCCGGGTTTCGGCCGCTGCAGTCACCATGCTCTCCGGACCGTGCACCGGCCCGCTGGTGCCGGGGGCGGTGCGGGTGGCCGGCGGCGGGCCGGCGGACAGGGCCCGGTTTGAAGCTGCTGCCGGCCGGGCCGGACTGTCCGTGGGCTCCGGGCCGCTGGTCACCCTGATCGGCTACGGCGGGCGCGGGGCGGAAGGGGACATCGCCGTCGCCCTCGATGCTCCCTGGCCGCTGCAGGACTCGGCCGCTCCGGTGAAGATGGCCCTCTATGGCCGCAGCGATGGCGCCTTCGACGCCCTGGCCGCCGTCCTGGCAGGAAAGGCGCCCGCCCCCGGGAAGCTGCCCGCCGCCGTCGGAAGCTTCCCCGCGGGAACCGGCTGCCCCTAA